From the genome of Salvelinus alpinus chromosome 19, SLU_Salpinus.1, whole genome shotgun sequence, one region includes:
- the LOC139544887 gene encoding activated RNA polymerase II transcriptional coactivator p15-like yields MPKSREVVSSTSGSDSDSEVEKTKAKRKKSSAPPEKPEAKKPKLSGEGSTPGAGGSSKAADSKTEDGMFQIGRMRYVSVREFKGKCLVDIREYWMNQDGEMKPGKKGISLNPEQWTQLKDQMSAIDDAIKRT; encoded by the exons ATGCCCAAATCAAGGGAAGTGGTGTCGTCCACATCTGGCAGTGACTCTGACAGTGAGGTGGAGAAgaccaag GCCAAGAGAAAGAAGTCCAGTGCTCCACCAGAGAAGCCGGAGGCCAAGAAACCGAAGCTGAGTGGAGAGGGCTCTACTCCTGGCGCAGGCGGGTCCTCTAAGGCTGCAGACAGCAAAACGGAGGATGGCATGTTTCAG ATTGGGAGAATGCGCTACGTCAGCGTGAGGGAGTTCAAAGGGAAGTGTTTAGTTGATATCCGAGAGTACTGGATGAACCAGGACGGTGAAATGAAGCCCGGTAAAAAAG GCATCTCCTTAAACCCGGAGCAGTGGACCCAGCTGAAGGACCAGATGTCAGCGATCGACGACGCCATCAAGAGAACATGA